The sequence below is a genomic window from Candidatus Binataceae bacterium.
CGAGCCATCTCGCCAGCGTCGCGCCATACTGGTCGACCGAGAATTGCGGGAGCCACAGGCCCCGGGCGTCCGGATCCACGTCAGTTGGGCCGCCGAGCTCTAGAATCGGAAAGTCGCCATAAAGGCCGCCAACGACCGATCCGCCGATCACGAGCTGGTGCGTGCCCCAGGCATGGTCGGTACCGGCCGTCGTGTTCGGCTGGAATGTTCGATTAAACTCCGACATGGTGAATGTGGTTACCGCGCTCTCAAGGCCCAGCTCCACCGTGGCTTGGTAGAACGCAGCGATCCCCTGGCTGAGGGCCGACAGGAGTGCCGCCTGGGTGGCAAGCTGCGACACGTGGGTGTCGAAGCTCGCCAGAGGCACGATGAACACCTGCCTGGCAACGCCCAGAGCCTGGCGGCTGGAAATGACCTCCGCGACGAATTTGAGGCTCTGGCCGAGTCCATACGAGTCCGCGGGAAACACGGTGGCTAGCTTCCCGAGCGAAGTTGCGGAGCTTAGTGAGCGGAGGGCTTGCAGCGCGTTTGCGGTGATACTGTTGGCCCCGTTGACGAGGACGTACTGGCTGGCCTGCGTCAGCAACCCCTCAAAGGGCTCGCTGGGGCCGCCGGGACTGTAGTCAATTTGGCCGGGATTGACCGAGACGGACCGGGTGGTTTGCCCGTTAACAAAGAGCAGGTTCCCGCCCAAGGAGAGCGCTGTTAGCCCGGATGAGCCCGCGCTTAGGTCGGCGATCCTGCCGCCCCAGCCGGA
It includes:
- a CDS encoding DUF1501 domain-containing protein — encoded protein: MRASQITRRSFIRATALAVAGLGWLPLDRFASRADAQSSPPYQALVCVFLLGGNDANNMVVPTDSRYTAYARARQGLAIPPTQVLALGGSTPGYGLHPSMPELQALYDRGLAAIVANVGTLNAPITVEEYLAGAGVPLSLYSHDDQQNQWQSSVSDGGPLSASGWGGRIADLSAGSSGLTALSLGGNLLFVNGQTTRSVSVNPGQIDYSPGGPSEPFEGLLTQASQYVLVNGANSITANALQALRSLSSATSLGKLATVFPADSYGLGQSLKFVAEVISSRQALGVARQVFIVPLASFDTHVSQLATQAALLSALSQGIAAFYQATVELGLESAVTTFTMSEFNRTFQPNTTAGTDHAWGTHQLVIGGSVVGGLYGDFPILELGGPTDVDPDARGLWLPQFSVDQYGATLARWLGLQQTQLNQIFPHLANFAQQDIGFMATS